AAATAGGTTATTGCTCTCAAAGTGGTCCACTAGTTGGATATTCATAAAGGCTTCAAAGATCTTGGCCAGTGCGGGAATAATAGAAATTGGCCTGTAGCTTTTCAGGGCTGTAGGGTCACCCTTCTTGAAGATAGGCACTGTTAGGGCTATGGGGGTATTATCCTTTTCTAAGGCATGCATTCAACACCACACTAAGAGGGTGGGCAATGACATCAATAATAGATTTCGACAGGTCCACTGACATACCATAGATATCTTGAGTCTTTTTATTTCTGAAGTGACTCACCATTTGAATAATATCTTCTGGTGTTACTGGGTCCCAGTCCTCCATTACTACGGTCCCATCTCTGGGTTGCTGAAAGAGTCTGCCAGCAGCTACCTGTGGTCTGTCTATTTCTGGTAGGGCACTGATACTGGAGTAGGGCACTGGGAACTGGTGTTTCTGTTGGCCTGTTTACCTCCACAGAGTAGAGTGGTCATCAAGGCTCTTCACTCAATCAGGCATGATGTATCTACATTCTCAGGGCTAATAGCCTACCGGAAAACAACCCTTTTTACACTGCCTGTAGAATGGTATGTCTATTTTCACTCTTCCTCTTCTGGTGAATGCGTGAAAATTTCCTCTCGCTTGCAACAGGGAGAGCTAGTTGTCCACAGTTAGTATTTTCAGTGTGATGAAGATGGGTCGCAAGTCGCAATTGGTCCAAGTAGCCCACCGAATCCAGGATCCTCAGTGCCGGTTgccaaaaaccggttaaattttaatcgtgattaattccacgagcaccaatcagagaagccgtcttatcaaaaatgtcttctctgattggttctcgtgaaatcaatcacggttaaaatttaactggcttttgttcTAAGAGCTTCTTAGCTTCTAATGCTAAGATTACAGAAATCGTGTCGCTATTAGTAAGTGTGAAAGACTCCAATCGCATCGGCCGATGTCATCCGGAGACGTCTGATGCCGGACGACAGAAATATTCTCAGATAGTCCTAAACGGCAATTCTCTGACGACGTTCTTCGTCATAATTCTAGCCTGAGAGGCTGAGAGGCTTGAACTCTAGTAAGAGATGAAGTAACATGTTATCATATGGAACAAGAATGCATCAGTGGAAGCCAAGAGCTCAAACCTAGGACGCACAagtctagagctcatgtgggcatcaccctcagcaaaaaaggGGAAAAGAGAAACTTGGAGAggaattgaagaaaatattgtCAAGTCTACCCAGGAAACCATTCGATTCAGGAAAAGCGTAACCAGAAACACAAGGACGGATGAGAAATCCTTGCTCTTGAAGACAGAAATCATGCaagaatgaatattttgaatagcaGATCAAACCTGTTTTCAGAAAAAAAGGACTTATGTCACACAGTTCTTCCGCTAATGGAACTATCATGGATATGTCTCTACAGGCATACGTGGAGGATGTAGTTTTGATAGCCAGGAATAAAAGAGCCATACAGCAAGGATTTTTCCAACTGATCAACCAAGACAAACATAAGCACAATCGTAGAAGAAATGTCCAAGGGAATGGGAGGCAGTTTATGGTTGGAGACAGTGGCTCTgaagaaattgaagaatttaaatatCTGGAAGCTGTAATGACACACAAAAACGAAGTGAATATTAAAGCAAAACTCTCAGCTGGGAATAGATGCCATTATGTACGGAAAAGTTCCTCAATTTCTCATACCACATTTTGGAGTGGCAGTCCTTCTACAGAGGACTACCTCCGTGAagaaagccgtagtgcattcgtgtgacgtcagcacagatAGGGCTCCTACACCTGATATAGAttagctgaaatcaacgaatttttattggtgtaggagccttacctgtgctgacgtcactcGAATGCACtaaggctttgtttacggaggtagtgtacAGAGCCACATGAAACAAGCTATCTGCAGCCATCCAAAGTTacttgtgtttttttaattgttttaaaCTTTGACCAAGTCTTTCTGGCGACTGCCGGTCATGAactgaatataattaattactgAATTGCCGATTTATTTCAAACATCTTGAAAGTACAAGTCTACAACACTGTCATAAGACCAGTGGTAATGTACAGTGCAGAAACCTGGGTACTGACTTGGAGGGACGGAAACTTACTCAGTGTTTGGGAGAGAAAGATACTCGGAAAAATGTATGGACCTATCTGTAGTGATGGAGAGTGGAGGTACAGCACCAACAATCAAGATATTGTAGCTGAAATAAAAGTGAGGCTTCTAAGCTGGTTGGGGCATGTGGAACGTATGGATGATTCAAAAACTGCGAAGGAATTGTTTGAATATTGGAAGAATATTGTGGGGAAGGCCAAGAATAAGCTGGTTTGATGACGTCAAAATTGATTTAAGGCagaggatggagaagaaaaGAACAAAATCGAGACGAATGGAGAGGCATACTGCGGGAGGCCAAGACCCTCAATGGGTTGAATAGCCAAGGAATAAGTATCATAAATGGAACAGCTAAGTGTTTATTTAGACCCAACTTGTATGTCAACCCATACAATAAGGAACAATTAGTTAGGTCCACTACAGACACAGTCAATCCAGATATCTGATTATTAcgttagtccagtcaatatagacataaaaaagggggtgtgcttgcaattcatattgtagttatgatttttttaaatatattatttggatacatagaagtccagaaccaatttcatgcaaaatttccctgtgctagatacagagtggcccaaaaacctcgtattttcggttcatttcccagttttcagctatttccgccaaatctgttaatcggacagaaaaatttgccctTGCCTTTATTTCagattgaaaaatgatataagttcatgagattatgttctatgagaatcatccgttatgtgcacttcatttcagtatttcctagaggacaggcgcgcataaggacacctcaaggatcaaaatttcaaacactcataactttttcCACAATGCTCGGATCTCATCATTCGTACTACACTTTATTCTtttcagctcgtcaaggcggttcaaaatcatgcatcataagtgaaattcggtcaaaaaatggaaaatttattgttgagagtATTTCAATATACAGAAAAATGTCCTTCCATTCTATTGTTTGTTCTATATCTGTAATCAATAAATGTATAATTGTAAAAATTCTATATTCATTCAGGTAAAAATTATAATCTCAagtcttattttattttctgtttcaGGTATTTGTAAAATTTCGCAAACATGTCCAGCTCCGCTTCTGAAACTGAACATCAATTTTCTGACAATTCTTTTGATCGGACATCTTTGTCTAAATCAAATATTGATGTAGACGAATTGAACAAAATTATCGATATCGATCATGTACTGGATTTGCATGATAATCTATTGAAAAAGGACTGTGAGGTGATCAGAGTTAGTAAAATACTATATTCCTATTGATAAAACTGGTGAAAGTCATGGAAACTCGAATGAAAAATGAGCTCGATTGGAAATAAGTTTCTCATTTCATTTCTTAGTAGGAAAGAAACCCTCTTGTTCTATTGGTTCCCTTCCCCCTCAACCCACTTGTTGGTTCATTTCCtttatcaaatattatatttatttgatatagtGACAGATTTATTTCCCTTCGTGCTACTCAACTCTATTGCTCAACGTACTATTGCAACTCTGTACTATGAGgagttttgtaaaaattatattgtttatggaataaataacaaaacaataatttccAGTTATTCGCACTGCACAGGTCAAAACTCTTCTACATTATTTTTTCCGATTTAACGTAGATAAAAAACAAATCATCTCTTGAGCAACTGGCGTGTAACTGCAATTATAACTTGTGTTCTTGAATCGTAGTAACTTATATTCAGGTTCATAGAAGAATACCTTCAGCCACTCTCACTCGTGAATAAATGGAGGAATTTTGGCgtaaaaaattgttattcgTTCCACAAATTGTGTTCTCTTTACGTTTCTTCATTTCATAAGTTgtacattcaattttttcctaAATGTAGAAACATTCttctttttcagaaaattaAAGATCTGTATGTTTGTGTTGATTGGGAAGTGCCAATCTCTCACCATTCACTACGTTTCAACAAATCTTCTGAATTACAAGATGAGATGTCAGTTCATGGACAAAGTTTGAAGTTGACTTGTTTCACAGATGAAGAGGATCAGTGCTTGAAAGGCAACTGGGAATCTTTCAAAAAAGTAAGTGTCAACTAATATGTACATCCTACTCGTGGGATACTCTACAATCTCATTattcttaaaaatattatttattcgatGAATATTCAACTCTGATAACTATTGAATTAAAATCACTTTACTTGTATTGGctacttttgctcaaattaataaaaacacgTGTAATAAAAACttagaaatattttaacgaatagtttcgaccataggcatagccacctctaatacaaggccgcggcctacaatgttgcaacgtcgcagtgtaagGCCtacaatcatgtattagattctaggcctacactgcgatgttgcaatatcgtaggccgcggccttgtattagaggtggctatgccataggtcattttcaagttgaaataaagtttttaataaaggtgactacaagttcttatattgtttctattgatTCAACTATAGAAATTtaactattatttttccagctcttgaaagtattaatttttggattattattattattagagtatggctttgaatggtggggagacccaagggtagttccacctcgccgtatatagtccaaagttccctaatgggaaaccggacactaaggttatagtgagtaCAATTTTTGGATGAATATTCAACTCTCTGGTAACTGAGTTattggatagcataacctataatttttattcatttataactctaccttcattgtattattattcatcccaacatcacctaggcttaaaatacttctagaaagtcgcctttgtaaaattataaataaataaaaactttagttgaattaataataCACAACCATCACTTGATCTACTCACTGTAAGTTGAAGACTGTCATCAATATTAgatgaatttcaatattataacacACATTTATGCTTATTTGAGCAAAAAATCAGTGAGAATAATATTAGCTTGTATGGTTTGAGATATTATGGTATTTCTCcattattaaaagaataattgatgatgtcaataccactatattttttcaaaagtgagaataatttgattgtatggtttgagatgttgtgatatttctccataattaagagaataagacatagatgttgtcaataccactataaaaaagtaaattcgtatcgcttttgttggtggggagtcccttgcgggaaggtcccaccgcctgaatatataatttgagccgtcaatgggccttacgactgtcatacttcagccgggaccgacagtttaacgtgctcatccgataacacgggaataccactatatttgttcaaaagtgagaataattctaatttgaattacagaaccaggtttcatgtcAACTCAGTGAGAGGTTCACCTTTGTGCACACCTTTGTGATTCCTATGACGGCGTCGATTTCAATTCAACCAAGGGTTAAAAATTTACTTGATTTAATCGAGGGTTGAAAATTCGCTCCCATCGACGTCATGCGAATCGCAAGATGCTTAATCCTGGTTTAGTTGCATACTCCCCTGATGAAGtttagggtatgatcacattcgATGCGTGTATCAAATCAGATCTTGAATGAGCCGAataacaaaatctggaaagagccattgaaacacgttgtgacttgtctgtagctgctcacactgaacgcaaccaagtCCAGCAaatgcacgcgttcagtgtaggtgctctttccagattttgtttcttatCTACACGCTTTGTCTTGCATGACCACGCGTGCACTTGCACTAATACGCATCCAGTGTGGTCATACACTACGAGTTTATCCTTGTTGATGCAACCCAGCATTTAATTTACTAAATTCGGAAACTTACTGAATCTATCAATAGAAACATGCAAAGTGAGATACGTTTCCCCAAATTTCATTTATGTTATAAAACATTTCCAATAACATATTTATTctgcaaaaaatatttactgTATGTAAGAGAATATACTTCCTTTGCAGAATGCTACAACTATTTTTAACTCGCAAAAGACCCTGATGCCAGATAAGATAAAACTATTAGAATGAATTAAGTTAGTGTACAAAAATCACTGTGTAAATTAATTGAAGAACTTGAAATTAATTGTATTTCCAGGAGTACGGATTTGATGATCCAAAATATTTTCTACCCGGATATCTTAAACcagatattttcagaaatgaagaaaaacataaatttgttCAGTACTTGGGACAAGGTCTGCCCCAACGTACCTTGCGAAGTATCTACGACAGGTTCTACGAAATATATGCGGAAGAATCTGTTGGGCGGTTAGTATACAAATACATTGATCTTCATTCCATTAAACTTTAGTTTacaaatttaattatattttttctcaaaaaatttcCAATTGTCAAGGTTTCACTCATGCCGATCCGTTAGCATTAAAAAATACGCTACTCTATTTTCGTGGatatgtttttctctttctaaCAGCTGATTGAcgtttagggccggtttccgagtttagagcttgggatttagctaagttctagactttatacagctggagtcagaaaatttgcttttcgagacggggcgtagtcgcagtcatagtcaaagtcacgtttaaattaaatttcgaaaaactagaaaattgaacacaaaataaatgaaagagaaaaaagtgtaaagtttcagccaTTTTGAACTGTTAAGTAATgcttcatttcgtcaaggaaaaacgtttccaatgatatgaatgagaaaataaatatatattctgctgcaactatttactgcgactatgccccattttggaaagccaattttctgactccagctgtttgaagtctagaacttgacttaatcccgagctcggaaaccggcccttactTCGAAATTATGGTTCTGATTGTCTGTTTCTTCGGCGAACAGTTTCCAAACACTACACATACGGTTCTTCAACAGTTCGAAGAGCTTCACAAATTATGGATTCAACTTTGTTGAGAAAAAAGTGAGCGAGAATGTTTACGGTACGGTGTTGCAGATCTTTACAgatgattaaaaatttatttagtgttgacaattaattattgttgtgaAATCGTGCTCTCTCATAAACTGACATTTTTTAGTATTTCATTCCTTTATGATGTTAATGTTCGAATTgcggaataataatattgtgcaTGTATCTCGATTTAGCTGTAACTCCGTATTTGTACTTGTATGGCTTGTCCGTGaacttttatttgttcaattattgttgtttgTGGCCATAGACACTTCGATCAACTCAGCAAATTCCTAATTTAAACGTCTCGCATTAAAGCGATCACTCCTTAGCTAATAATCATCATATCACCTCAACTATTATTCCacatgaaactttatagtatttcatatttgaaagCATCTAGCATTTATTCAAAGACGGATGTCACGCAAATCCAGCGAAAATATTGCTCACTTGCCTACTGTGTTTTTTAGATTCGCATTATAGATTTATAGTTTCAGCTTAGCAcatctttatttatttcattccacaatcacaacatcaaattggGCGAGAATCAACAAGATAAACACAAAACTGTTTATCTccataattttgataaaaatagtccaaattaGGTTATGTATACacttttataaaaatcacaaaattttaCTGTCCAAATACACATTATATACAAAAAACTTGTGTCTGGGTTGTTTATTTACAGTATCTCCGCTAAATTTCAAGAGTAAATAGGTGTAACATACtgttatatacattttttcttgtTCTTAGTATCGCTGAGTTGTTTTTTATACTCGTAATACACAACAGGTCTCATTTCTACATGGGGTCTTTGTATTGGGAATTTGttgaagtattatttatttaaagtattatgtcaaccttcaaaattcaaaatcttaaaatcattattcctggctcaaaaatcaagtgacgaagcagtgtgtgatattaATTTATGATCTCAAACTTTTGAcaacattaattttttatccaaatttttggacagaaatAGTACatgctatttttttattttttccttcaatgtcataattatattatgattgtagtattttgtacagtaaataaataaatagattgcTACTAcagtgatattcacttcaaactgtcagaattagATGAATAGGAAAcattcattgaatttattagaaatGCTGACAGGttttgaatctcactataaggTAGCGTACTGCCATGCAGGGTACATTAAACgagtttatttattaatttattccaagATCAAGGCTGCATGACTCATTTCCATTGTATTTTTCTATCACAGCAAACCATAGCAATATTTAATTACACAAGTTAGTAGGGGATTGAGTTTTCATTCTCAATGTTGTGAAATGTTGCTCACCTAATAGTTCAAACTTGGCTACTTCTCTCTCGAATTTGGATAGAATTACAAAGTCCAAAATGAGTTTAGGCCTTTCCTTACATAAAATTACCAGCCTAAAATTATTTACATGAAccagaattttgaatttaaatgtgtttaatgtcaaattaaaaataaatattcactactatagtgaggtccacgttataatggcagtggagaaagataggagaaaaacgttgccgatcctctgtcttgttaatgccttctgtagacggtagctgatacaggtttattgatgtaatattaacggtccatttaaaataatcaattatattttattaagcaagaaattatattttgcaataatttcataaataagatgaaatattttgtgaattaattattaatcctacatttttgaaatacgatctggcaacagtgcaaagcgaaaaagagatagcgctatccgctttgttgaatgataggcaaggatagcaatataaatgctaatcaaacactaccattataatgtAGACCTCACTAATAGAAATAATCTTCTCCAAAATAGAGAATATTGACTTTTATCTTCTGTGTTTGTTTTTCAGCTTCACTTACGTGGAAGATCAGATAATTCGAGCTGTAAAATACTCACAACATCCCTACTTCCAGAAGCACaagaaattgaaagttttatttgAACTGCTGGGAAGGAAGAAAGTGCCTCTGATACGACGCTACAAGTTACTCACTAAAGATGGCGTAGTGGGTGGTCCTTCAGGTATGGCAGGTGGGTTGATGGTATTTCTCTTTGAATATAATTCAGGGTCCCGTGAGGGGTTGCTAATCTTCCATCGGGTGCCTCCCCAGGTGGCGGATAGGGGAATGCCTCCCAGATATAGGAGGTACCAGTGAAATAGCCGGGGTGGACCAAAACTCGGGGTGGATCAACGGCCTCGAAGGCGGATGAGGAGAAATCCCAACGGCGGAGAGGGCGGAAGAGCCTAGGGAGTAAACCCGAATCAAATCCAGGGTAGGTTACACTCTGTAAGCTGCTGTGAAAGCAAGTGCCTAGGAGAGGGCAACTCCAGAAAAACGACcctggtcctccaggttgggggttgAGCGATGGGCCAACAACCCATTCTTGTAAAAAATCTGAAGTTACGAAAACCTACACAAGCCTCGGAACATGGATCGGAAATACCGGATTAAATATGGCTCGCAGAAAAACGAAAATGGGAATGGATTGGAAACTAGCATCTTGGAATGTGCGTACATTGTTCAGACCTGGTGCTCTGAATGGCCTGACAGATCAATTAAAAAAGTACAGGGTGGATGTGGCTGCACTTCAGGAGGTAAGATGGAGAGGATCCCACATTTTGAAGACCAAGGTCTACACCATACTATGCAGTGGAAATAATACTAACACCTTTGGAACTGCATTTGTGGTGCACAATAACTTACTAGGACAGCTTGTAGACTTCAAGGATATTGATGAGAGATTGTGCTCAATAAGGATAAGAGGTAGATTCTTCACAATCACACTGATCTCCGCTCATGCTCCAACGGAGGAAAGTGATGAGGATGCTAAGGATACTTTCTATGATAGGCTTGAGCAACTATACCATGAGGCCCCTGCTCATGATGTGAAAATTATTCTGGGTGACATGAATTCCAAGGTAGGAAGGGAAGAATGCTATAGACCAGCAATAGGCAAGGAGAGTTTACATGAGGAGTCAAATGATAATGGTACACGACTTATCGACTTTGCAATCAGCAACAGAATGACTATTGCAAGCACCTGCTTCCctcataaaaatatacataagGCAACATGGAAGTCACCTGATGGTCATACACAGAACCAGATTGACTATGTTCTCATAGATAGACGGCATGCTTCAGATATAATGGATGTTAGAGCCTTTAGAGGGGCAGAGAATATCACTCTGACCACTACCTGGTGATGGCAACATGCAGGCTGAGAATATCACGACTGCATTCAATAAAAAACCCAAGAGTGACAAAATTTGACACAGATAAATTGAAGACAAGGGAAATTGCTGTGCAATATGAAGAGAAAGTAAAGCATCTATTAGCACCTGGAGAGACGGAGGGAGTCAATGATGTGGAGCGTGATTGGGAAATATTGAAAGGGGCTTTGACAAGAGCAGCAGAGGAAACATTAGGCAACATGCGACCTGTTCGGAGGGAAGAATGGTTTGACCAAGAATGCAGAGAAGCAATAAGCATGAGAAATGAAGCAAGGCAGAGAGCACTGCAAAGAGGGACCAGGAATACCAGAGAGGCGTTTGTAAGAGCCAGGACTCTGGCAGCAAACATATGTAGAGAGAAGAAACGAGCTTGGGAAAGGAGGAAGATTGAAAAGATACAGGAACAAGCCACAAACAGAAGAATGAGGGAGATGTACAGCTTGgtaagagaagaaaagaagggtTTCCAAGCTAGAGCAGTACTGATAAGAGACAAACATGGAAATCTGGCTGGGGACCCAGCTGCGGTTCTGGATCGATGGGCagaatattttgagaatttgTTGAATCGCATCGGTGAGAGAGGTGGGTCCAGATTTTTGGAAGACCAACATATACAATTGCAGACCGGGAACCGGGGCTTGAAGAAGTCAGTGAAGCCATGCAGGAGCTGAAGAACAATAGAGCACCAGGCAGTGATAACATTACAGCTGAACTGTTGAAGCATGGAGGAGAGCTGGTTTTGAGAAAGGTGCATGTCCTGGTCTGTAAAGTGTGGAGGGAAGAGAAAATGCCGGATGACTGGAAAATGGCACTCCTTTGCACAATACATAAAAAAGGCTCCAAGTCGGAATGTGCTAATTACCGTGGTATTGCTCTGTTAAATGTAGCTTACAAGGTCTTTGCAAAGGTGCTAGCAATGAGGTTGGCACCTCATGCTGAAAATGCTCTTGGAGAATATCAGAGTGGTTTCAGACAGGGGAGAGCACCAACGGATCATATGTTCACTATCAGAACAATACTGCAGAAATGCTATGAATTCAATATTCCTGTCCACCAGTTATTCATAGACTACAAGCAAGCATATGATAGTGTAGACAGGATGTATATGCTAGAAACATTCCGCATACTGGAGATTCCAGATAAGTTGGTGCGCCTTGTGAACATGACATTGACAGGAACCAAAAGCAAAGTTAGTATCGCTGGTCAAAGTTCTCAAGAGTTCGGCATTGAGAGGGGTCTGAGACAGGGAGATACTCTGTCAGGCACTCTGTTTAACCTTGTCTTGGAAAGAGCAGTCAGAAATATAGGTTTGAATGCTGGAGGTACACTGCTTCCTAGAATGGCACAGTGCCTAGCATACGCAGATGATGTAGACATCTTAGCCCGAAGGGAGGAGGATCTGATTGAAAGTTTTAGAAAATTGGAGGAAGAGTCAAAAAAAGCAGGTTTGGCAGTCAATGGAAGTAAGACTGTGTACATGAGGATGACTAGAGACCAGAGAAGGATACCTGAAGAGCTCGCACTGGAAGGACATCGTCTTAAAACAGTAGAATGTTTTAAGTATCTTGGATCCCTGATCactaacaaaaatgaaaatcaaagaGAGATTGAAAGCTGGAAGTAGGGCATACTTCAGCCTACAGAAAATCCTTAGATCAAGACTGTTAAGCTGGAgaagtaaaattgaaatttataggaCAGTTCTGCGACCAGTGGTGATGTATGCTTGTGAAACATGGGTGTTGACAAGTTGTGATAAGATGCTGTTGAATCGATGGGAGAGAAATATCCTAAGAAGAATTTATGGGCCAGTGTTGGAGGCTGATAGGTGGCGACTCAGAAAAAATGATGAGCTCTATAATCTGTATGGGCAACCTAGCATTGTTACTGAAATTAGAAGAGCACGTATTCGTTGGTTGGGCCATGTGGAACGTATGCCGGAAACCCGTACAGCACGTATGTCTCTGTATCAGCAACCAGGGGGACGAAGAAAGCGAGGCCGACCATGCAAGAGATGGTTGGACGACGTGGAGGCAGACCTTCAATCCTTGGGCGTAAGAAGGTGGAGACAGCGAGCACAGGACAGAGATGCATGGAAAAggcttgtggaggaggccaaggctcTTCAAGGGCCGTAGAGTCAatgagtagtagtagtataatTCAGGGTAATTTAACTCTCTGTTGCACGCTCACCTTATTGCAGTTAGAATAATAACAGAACAAGAGAGCAGTTACAGGAATAAAATTCTGGCTTGAAGCaactgaatttaaaaaaaaatgaataaagcaCTGaagaattacaaaaattataatgatacgaAATAGTATCTTAAGCCACAAGGACGGTAAGgagccttttgcaggcgagaatgatgtttctagtcgag
The genomic region above belongs to Nilaparvata lugens isolate BPH chromosome 5, ASM1435652v1, whole genome shotgun sequence and contains:
- the LOC111048775 gene encoding uncharacterized protein LOC111048775 isoform X1, which translates into the protein MSSSASETEHQFSDNSFDRTSLSKSNIDVDELNKIIDIDHVLDLHDNLLKKDCEVIRKIKDLYVCVDWEVPISHHSLRFNKSSELQDEMSVHGQSLKLTCFTDEEDQCLKGNWESFKKEYGFDDPKYFLPGYLKPDIFRNEEKHKFVQYLGQGLPQRTLRSIYDRFYEIYAEESVGRFTYVEDQIIRAVKYSQHPYFQKHKKLKVLFELLGRKKVPLIRRYKLLTKDGVVGGPSGMAAPVNWSLDRCKKLVKLLMKKADIDDSRADVVTALESIELDCRDWKEIAKKLGVNWYHVCFFWKTQLSQLICASTCISRNKLRSFLIIWFLSHEEIESFDEIYWMNVAVDLSAPPFICQSVFLSMVTTYVPEKLWINFRGKKTDVS
- the LOC111048775 gene encoding uncharacterized protein LOC111048775 isoform X3 → MSSSASETEHQFSDNSFDRTSLSKSNIDVDELNKIIDIDHVLDLHDNLLKKDCEVIRKIKDLYVCVDWEVPISHHSLRFNKSSELQDEMSVHGQSLKLTCFTDEEDQCLKGNWESFKKEYGFDDPKYFLPGYLKPDIFRNEEKHKFVQYLGQGLPQRTLRSIYDRFYEIYAEESVGRFTYVEDQIIRAVKYSQHPYFQKHKKLKVLFELLGRKKVPLIRRYKLLTKDGVVGGPSAPVNWSLDRCKKLVKLLMKKADIDDSRADVVTALESIELDCRDWKEIAKKLGVNWYHVCFFWKTQLSQLICASTCISRNKLRSFLIIWFLSHEEIESFDEIYWMNVAVDLSAPPFICQSVFLSMVTTYVPEKLWINFRGKKTDVS
- the LOC120351465 gene encoding craniofacial development protein 2-like; protein product: MARRKTKMGMDWKLASWNVRTLFRPGALNGLTDQLKKYRVDVAALQEVRWRGSHILKTKVYTILCSGNNTNTFGTAFVVHNNLLGQLVDFKDIDERLCSIRIRGRFFTITLISAHAPTEESDEDAKDTFYDRLEQLYHEAPAHDVKIILGDMNSKVGREECYRPAIGKESLHEESNDNGTRLIDFAISNRMTIASTCFPHKNIHKATWKSPDGHTQNQIDYVLIDRRHASDIMDVRAFRGAENITLTTTW
- the LOC111048775 gene encoding uncharacterized protein LOC111048775 isoform X2: MSSSASETEHQFSDNSFDRTSLSKSNIDVDELNKIIDIDHVLDLHDNLLKKDCEKIKDLYVCVDWEVPISHHSLRFNKSSELQDEMSVHGQSLKLTCFTDEEDQCLKGNWESFKKEYGFDDPKYFLPGYLKPDIFRNEEKHKFVQYLGQGLPQRTLRSIYDRFYEIYAEESVGRFTYVEDQIIRAVKYSQHPYFQKHKKLKVLFELLGRKKVPLIRRYKLLTKDGVVGGPSGMAAPVNWSLDRCKKLVKLLMKKADIDDSRADVVTALESIELDCRDWKEIAKKLGVNWYHVCFFWKTQLSQLICASTCISRNKLRSFLIIWFLSHEEIESFDEIYWMNVAVDLSAPPFICQSVFLSMVTTYVPEKLWINFRGKKTDVS